One Citricoccus sp. K5 DNA window includes the following coding sequences:
- the gyrB gene encoding DNA topoisomerase (ATP-hydrolyzing) subunit B: MTEATRKVEHEYGAGDITVLEGLEAVRKRPGMYIGSTGPRGLHHLVSEVVDNSVDEALAGYCDTIHVTLQADGGVRVEDNGRGIPVDMHPTEGRPTVEVVMTILHAGGKFGGGGYAVSGGLHGVGISVVNALSTRVDTEIRRQGSLWKMSFADGGVPQGELVKAGETDETGTTQTFYPDPEIFDTVDFDFETLRARFQQMAFLNKGLRITLTDERLIETNEIQQDEIAGDTDGDGIPGTEADRQTESEAQPDTIGEDLASAKKRMVDYKYDNGLLDYVQHLNSNKKVEMVHEDVIAFETEDTDRKMAAEVAMQWTTAYSESVHTYANTINTHEGGSHEEGFRAALTSLVNRYAREKEILRAKDENLSGDDVREGLTAVLSIKLSEPQFEGQTKTKLGNSEAKGFIQKIVSDQLGDWLERNPGPAKDIIRKAQLASQARMAARKARDNARRKSPLESFGMPGKLADCSSKNPVECEVYIVEGDSAGGSAKQGRNPGTQAILPLRGKILNVERARLDRALSNAEIQSMITAFGTGIGEEFDITKLRYHKIVLMADADVDGQHITTLLLTVLFRYMRPLIEHGFVFLAQPPLYRVKWSNAPHDYVFSDEERDQAVAAGLARGWRYPKDNGIQRYKGLGEMDFKELWDTTMDPEHRTLLQVTMDDAAAADEIFSMLMGEDVESRRSFIQQNAKDVRFLDI; the protein is encoded by the coding sequence ATCACCGAGGCGACCCGCAAGGTGGAGCACGAGTATGGCGCAGGGGACATCACGGTCCTCGAGGGGTTGGAGGCCGTCCGCAAACGCCCCGGCATGTACATCGGTTCCACGGGTCCGCGCGGTCTGCACCACTTGGTGTCCGAGGTCGTGGACAACTCCGTGGACGAGGCGCTGGCCGGGTACTGCGACACCATCCATGTGACCCTGCAGGCGGACGGCGGCGTGCGCGTGGAGGACAATGGCCGCGGCATCCCCGTGGACATGCACCCCACCGAGGGCAGGCCCACCGTGGAGGTCGTCATGACGATCCTGCATGCCGGCGGCAAGTTCGGCGGCGGCGGCTACGCGGTCTCCGGTGGTCTGCACGGTGTGGGCATCTCCGTGGTGAACGCGTTGTCCACCCGCGTGGACACTGAGATCCGCCGCCAGGGAAGCCTCTGGAAGATGAGCTTCGCCGATGGCGGTGTGCCGCAGGGCGAACTCGTCAAGGCCGGGGAGACGGACGAGACGGGCACCACCCAGACGTTCTACCCGGACCCCGAGATCTTCGACACGGTCGATTTCGACTTCGAGACCCTGCGCGCCCGGTTCCAGCAGATGGCGTTCCTCAACAAGGGTCTGCGCATCACCCTCACGGATGAGCGGTTGATCGAGACGAACGAGATCCAGCAGGACGAGATCGCCGGAGACACCGACGGCGACGGCATTCCGGGCACCGAAGCGGACCGCCAGACCGAGAGCGAAGCCCAGCCGGACACCATCGGCGAGGATCTGGCCAGCGCGAAGAAGCGGATGGTCGACTACAAGTACGACAACGGGCTGCTGGACTACGTCCAGCACCTGAACTCGAACAAGAAGGTCGAGATGGTCCACGAGGACGTCATCGCCTTCGAGACGGAGGACACCGACCGCAAGATGGCCGCCGAGGTGGCCATGCAGTGGACCACGGCCTACTCCGAGTCCGTGCACACCTACGCCAACACCATCAACACGCACGAGGGGGGTAGTCACGAAGAAGGGTTCCGTGCGGCTCTGACCTCCCTGGTCAACCGCTATGCGCGGGAGAAGGAGATCCTGAGGGCCAAGGACGAGAACCTCTCGGGTGATGACGTCCGCGAGGGGCTGACCGCCGTGCTGTCCATCAAGCTCTCCGAACCGCAGTTCGAGGGCCAGACCAAGACCAAGCTCGGCAACTCCGAGGCCAAGGGCTTCATCCAGAAGATCGTCTCCGACCAGCTCGGTGACTGGCTGGAACGCAACCCCGGCCCGGCCAAGGACATCATCCGCAAGGCCCAGCTGGCCTCTCAGGCGCGGATGGCCGCGCGCAAGGCCAGGGACAACGCTCGCCGCAAGTCACCGCTGGAGTCCTTCGGCATGCCCGGTAAACTCGCCGACTGCTCCTCGAAGAACCCGGTCGAGTGCGAGGTCTACATCGTGGAGGGTGACTCCGCCGGCGGCTCGGCCAAGCAGGGCCGCAACCCCGGCACCCAGGCCATCCTCCCGCTCCGTGGCAAGATCCTGAACGTGGAGCGGGCCCGCCTGGACCGGGCGCTGTCCAATGCCGAGATCCAGTCGATGATCACCGCCTTCGGCACCGGTATCGGTGAGGAATTCGACATCACGAAGCTGCGGTACCACAAGATCGTGCTGATGGCGGATGCCGATGTGGACGGCCAGCACATCACCACGCTGCTGCTGACGGTGCTGTTCCGCTACATGCGGCCGCTGATCGAGCACGGATTCGTGTTCCTGGCGCAACCCCCGCTGTACCGGGTGAAGTGGTCCAACGCGCCGCACGACTACGTCTTCTCCGACGAGGAGCGGGACCAGGCGGTGGCCGCGGGTCTGGCCAGGGGCTGGCGCTACCCGAAGGACAACGGCATCCAGCGCTACAAGGGCCTGGGTGAGATGGACTTCAAGGAGCTGTGGGACACCACCATGGACCCGGAGCACCGCACCCTGCTGCAGGTCACCATGGACGACGCGGCCGCGGCGGACGAGATCTTCTCCATGCTGATGGGAGAGGACGTCGAATCACGCCGTTCCTTCATCCAGCAGAACGCCAAGGACGTCCGCTTCTTGGATATCTGA
- the gyrA gene encoding DNA gyrase subunit A, protein MTDEQNPENENVNPDNNGNPDAGLPAGEGEVPVIAPALTEHDKVEQVDLQTEMKRSYLDYAMAVIVGRALPDVRDGLKPVHRRVLYGMFDGGYRPDRSFNKSARVVGEVMGNYHPHGDSAIYDALVRLIQDWVMRYPLALGQGNFGSPGNDGAAAQRYTETKMAPLAMEMVRDIQEDTVDFQDNYDGKQQEPTVMPARFPNLLVNGSSGIAVGMATNIPPHNLREVVDGVQWYLENPEASREELLAALMQRIKGPDFPSGAQILGRKGIEDAYRTGRGSIAMRAVVNVEEIQGRTCLVVTELPYMANPDNLAAKIAEMVRDGKLSGIADMRDETSGRTGQRLVIVLKRDAVAKVVLNNLYKHTQLQENFSANMLALVDGVPRTLSLDGFVHHWVMHQIEVIVRRTEFRKRKAEERAHILLGLLKALDMLDEVIATIRASASADAARESLKTLLEIDDDQAKAILNMQLRQLAALERQGIQDEYDELQAKIAEYNAILASPERQREVVSTELAEIVAKYGDDRRTEIMYGYDGDMSMEDLIPEEEMVVTITRGGYIKRTRIDNYRAQNRGGKGVRGASLRNDDVVEHFFTTSTHHWILFFTNLGRVYRIKTYELQEAGRDAKGQHVANLMAFQPEERIAQALPLADYGRAPYLVLATRQGLVKKTLLADYDTNRTAGVIAIKLRDDDEVVSAKLVSEEDDLILISKNGQSLRFNATNEALRPMGRATSGVTGMKFRQGDELLTADVVREDAFVFIVTDGGYAKRSTVDEYRVQNRGGLGIKVGNIVEDRGELTGGLVVEEHDEVLVVMNSGKVVRSAVTGVPAKGRNTMGVIFAKPDKNDRIIAVTLNNEKQLNGVTDENPEGEVAGDVTEGEVPLDSETAAPASAEGTDTTVTATESAAVDPDPDAEIDGGQ, encoded by the coding sequence GTGACTGACGAGCAGAACCCTGAGAACGAGAACGTGAACCCGGACAACAACGGTAATCCCGACGCCGGCCTGCCGGCTGGCGAGGGAGAGGTCCCGGTCATCGCCCCGGCACTGACCGAGCATGACAAGGTCGAGCAGGTCGACCTGCAGACCGAGATGAAGCGGTCCTACCTGGACTACGCCATGGCGGTCATCGTGGGCCGCGCACTGCCGGACGTGCGGGACGGGCTGAAGCCCGTGCATCGCCGGGTGTTGTACGGCATGTTCGACGGCGGCTACCGTCCGGATCGTTCGTTCAACAAGTCGGCCCGCGTGGTCGGTGAGGTGATGGGCAACTATCACCCGCACGGTGACTCGGCCATCTACGACGCCCTGGTCCGGCTCATCCAGGACTGGGTCATGCGCTACCCGCTGGCCCTGGGCCAGGGCAACTTCGGATCCCCCGGCAACGACGGCGCCGCCGCCCAGCGTTACACCGAGACCAAGATGGCGCCGCTGGCCATGGAGATGGTCCGGGACATCCAGGAAGACACGGTCGATTTCCAGGACAACTACGACGGCAAGCAGCAGGAGCCGACCGTCATGCCGGCCCGGTTCCCGAACCTGCTGGTCAACGGTTCCTCCGGCATCGCCGTGGGCATGGCCACCAACATCCCGCCGCACAACCTCCGCGAGGTCGTGGACGGCGTGCAGTGGTACCTGGAGAACCCGGAGGCCTCCCGCGAGGAGCTCCTGGCAGCACTGATGCAGCGCATCAAGGGGCCGGACTTCCCCTCCGGCGCGCAGATCCTCGGCCGCAAGGGCATCGAGGACGCGTACCGCACCGGCCGCGGCTCCATCGCCATGCGGGCCGTGGTCAATGTCGAGGAGATCCAGGGCCGGACCTGCCTGGTGGTCACCGAGCTGCCGTACATGGCCAACCCGGACAATCTGGCCGCCAAGATCGCCGAGATGGTCCGCGACGGCAAGCTCTCGGGGATCGCGGACATGCGCGACGAGACTTCCGGCCGCACGGGTCAGCGCCTGGTGATCGTCCTCAAGCGGGATGCTGTGGCCAAGGTGGTGCTCAACAACCTCTACAAGCACACCCAGCTGCAGGAGAACTTCTCCGCCAACATGTTGGCCCTCGTGGACGGAGTCCCGCGGACCCTCTCCCTGGACGGATTCGTGCACCACTGGGTGATGCACCAGATCGAGGTGATCGTCCGGCGCACGGAGTTCCGCAAGCGCAAGGCCGAGGAACGTGCCCACATCCTGCTGGGGCTGCTCAAGGCCCTGGACATGCTGGACGAGGTCATTGCCACCATCCGGGCCTCCGCCAGCGCCGATGCCGCACGGGAGTCCCTCAAGACGCTGTTGGAGATCGACGACGATCAGGCCAAGGCCATCCTCAACATGCAGTTGCGGCAGCTGGCCGCACTGGAACGCCAGGGGATCCAGGACGAGTACGACGAGTTGCAGGCGAAGATCGCCGAGTACAACGCGATCCTGGCCTCCCCGGAGCGTCAGCGCGAGGTGGTCTCCACCGAGTTGGCGGAGATCGTGGCGAAGTACGGTGATGACCGCCGCACGGAGATCATGTACGGCTATGACGGCGACATGTCGATGGAGGACCTGATCCCCGAAGAGGAGATGGTGGTCACCATCACCCGCGGTGGCTACATCAAGCGCACGCGGATCGACAACTACCGGGCTCAGAACCGTGGCGGCAAGGGCGTGCGTGGTGCCTCCCTGCGCAACGACGATGTGGTGGAGCACTTCTTCACCACGTCCACGCACCATTGGATCCTGTTCTTCACCAATCTGGGCCGGGTCTACCGCATCAAGACCTACGAGCTGCAGGAAGCGGGACGGGATGCCAAGGGCCAGCACGTGGCCAACCTGATGGCCTTCCAGCCCGAGGAGCGGATTGCCCAGGCACTGCCGCTCGCCGACTACGGAAGGGCTCCCTACCTGGTGCTCGCCACCCGGCAGGGCCTGGTCAAGAAGACCCTGTTGGCGGACTACGACACCAACCGCACCGCCGGCGTCATCGCCATCAAACTGCGCGATGACGACGAGGTCGTCTCGGCCAAGCTGGTCTCGGAGGAGGATGACCTGATCCTGATCTCCAAGAACGGCCAGTCGTTGCGCTTCAATGCCACCAACGAGGCACTGCGCCCCATGGGACGTGCCACCTCCGGCGTCACCGGCATGAAGTTCCGTCAGGGGGACGAGCTCCTCACCGCGGATGTGGTCCGCGAGGACGCCTTCGTGTTCATCGTCACGGACGGTGGCTACGCCAAGCGTTCCACGGTGGATGAGTACCGCGTGCAGAATCGCGGCGGACTGGGCATCAAGGTCGGCAACATCGTCGAGGATCGCGGAGAGTTGACCGGCGGCCTGGTGGTGGAGGAACACGACGAAGTGCTGGTGGTGATGAACTCCGGCAAGGTGGTCCGATCCGCCGTCACCGGTGTCCCGGCCAAGGGCCGCAACACCATGGGCGTCATCTTCGCCAAGCCGGACAAGAACGATCGGATCATCGCCGTCACGCTCAACAACGAGAAGCAGCTCAACGGTGTGACGGACGAGAATCCCGAGGGAGAGGTCGCAGGGGATGTTACCGAGGGTGAAGTACCCTTGGACTCTGAGACGGCCGCCCCCGCCAGTGCGGAGGGGACCGACACGACCGTGACAGCCACCGAATCCGCAGCGGTCGATCCTGACCCGGACGCGGAGATTGACGGAGGACAGTAG
- the recF gene encoding DNA replication/repair protein RecF, whose translation MFLSHLSLTQYRSYHQADVSLVPGPNVLVGSNGAGKTNIVEAVGYLATQVSHRVSTDSPLVHFGASQAIIRGRIHRGDRAISLELEINPGKSNRAAVNRGAPQRAREGLGLLRSVLFAPEDLALINGDPSVRRRFLDDLVVQLRPALGDARSDYDRVLKQRNALLKNAKHSGRWTEEHAHTLGVWDEHLARAGARVLNGRLHVLQMLAHPLTESYTALAESVKTAGFSYESTVPLAGGQHQEIPEEQALHEALLAELESRHRQERDRGVTLAGPHRDDLALTLGPAPVKGFASHGETWSMALSLKLASYRILVADDPDPQARPVLILDDVFAELDAARRSRLAELAAGAEQLLVTAAVAADIPDELAGPRINVTLGDDGSVVHQAESSGSVAPEPEEAP comes from the coding sequence GTGTTTCTCTCCCACCTCTCCCTCACTCAATACCGCTCCTACCACCAGGCCGATGTCTCCCTGGTGCCAGGGCCCAATGTGCTGGTCGGATCCAACGGGGCCGGAAAGACGAATATCGTCGAGGCCGTGGGCTACCTGGCCACCCAGGTCTCCCACCGCGTGTCCACTGATTCCCCCTTGGTGCACTTCGGCGCCTCGCAAGCGATCATCCGCGGTCGCATCCACCGAGGGGACCGGGCCATCTCCCTCGAACTGGAGATCAATCCCGGGAAATCCAACCGGGCCGCCGTCAACCGGGGTGCCCCACAACGGGCCCGGGAGGGCCTCGGACTGCTGCGGTCGGTGCTGTTCGCTCCGGAGGATCTGGCCCTGATCAACGGCGACCCGTCCGTTCGGCGTCGGTTCCTGGACGATCTCGTGGTTCAGCTGCGCCCGGCCCTCGGGGATGCCCGCAGCGATTACGACCGGGTGCTGAAGCAACGCAACGCGCTGTTGAAGAACGCCAAGCACTCCGGACGATGGACTGAGGAACACGCGCATACCCTCGGGGTGTGGGACGAACACCTCGCCCGTGCCGGTGCCCGCGTGCTCAACGGCCGGCTCCATGTGCTGCAGATGCTCGCCCATCCCCTCACCGAGTCCTACACCGCTCTTGCCGAGAGCGTGAAGACGGCCGGGTTCAGCTATGAATCCACGGTCCCGCTGGCGGGAGGCCAACACCAGGAGATTCCGGAGGAACAGGCCCTCCACGAAGCACTGCTCGCAGAACTCGAGTCCCGGCACCGGCAGGAACGAGACCGCGGCGTCACCCTGGCCGGTCCGCACCGGGATGACCTGGCCCTGACCCTCGGCCCGGCACCGGTGAAGGGCTTCGCCTCCCACGGCGAGACCTGGTCCATGGCACTGTCACTGAAGTTGGCCAGTTACCGCATCCTGGTGGCGGACGATCCGGATCCTCAAGCCCGGCCCGTGCTCATCCTCGACGATGTCTTCGCCGAACTCGATGCCGCCCGCCGCAGCCGGCTCGCCGAATTGGCCGCCGGCGCGGAACAACTGCTGGTCACGGCCGCCGTCGCCGCAGACATCCCGGACGAGCTGGCCGGGCCGAGGATCAACGTCACTCTGGGGGACGATGGGAGCGTGGTCCACCAGGCCGAATCCTCCGGATCGGTCGCACCCGAGCCGGAGGAAGCCCCGTGA
- a CDS encoding peptidylprolyl isomerase, whose translation MTAIATHTATIKTTAGDILVELYGNHAPKTVQNFVGLSTGEREWTHPQTGETHNGTPLYNGTVFHRIIKDFMIQGGDPLGQGFGGPGYQFDDEISPDLDFNAPYKLAMANAGIQNGRGTNGSQFFITTVPTTWLQGKHTIFGEVKDEASQKVVDALNAVATDGRDKPLEGVSIESIEIKEA comes from the coding sequence ATGACTGCCATTGCAACGCATACCGCCACCATCAAGACCACCGCCGGCGACATCCTCGTCGAGCTCTACGGGAACCACGCCCCGAAGACCGTCCAGAACTTCGTCGGGCTGTCCACGGGTGAGCGGGAATGGACCCACCCGCAGACCGGGGAGACCCACAACGGCACCCCGCTGTACAACGGGACCGTCTTCCACCGCATCATCAAGGATTTCATGATCCAGGGCGGAGACCCGCTCGGCCAGGGTTTCGGCGGCCCCGGCTACCAGTTCGACGACGAGATCAGCCCGGACCTGGACTTCAACGCCCCCTACAAGCTGGCCATGGCCAACGCGGGCATCCAGAACGGACGCGGGACCAACGGCTCCCAGTTCTTCATCACCACCGTGCCGACCACCTGGTTGCAGGGCAAGCACACCATCTTCGGTGAGGTGAAGGACGAGGCCTCCCAGAAGGTCGTCGATGCCCTGAACGCCGTGGCCACCGATGGTCGTGACAAGCCGCTCGAGGGCGTCTCGATCGAGTCCATCGAGATCAAGGAAGCCTGA
- the dnaN gene encoding DNA polymerase III subunit beta, which translates to MKFTVERDILTDAVSWTARSLSPRPPVPVLSGLLITAEDNLVSIASFDYETSAQLEIEADIETPGKILVSGRLLNDIVRSLPAAPVTLETDGSKVVLTCRNSRFALATMPVEDYPALPEMPESAGTVDGDAFAHAVAQVTVAASKDDTLPILTAVKLEIEGDRITFLATDRYRLAMKELNWSPADPSISTSLLVKAKTLTEVAKSLAGGGDLQLRLPKESSTSDLVGFASGGRRTTSLLVDGEYPKIRALFPESSPIHAVVPTGPLVEAVRRVALVAERNTAVRMMFNDGHVTLDAGAGDDASANESLDAVLDGDEITVAFNPSYLGEGLNVINAPYVRFSFTTAPKPALMTAQQEQDSPEQDDYRYLVMPVRLAN; encoded by the coding sequence GTGAAGTTCACCGTTGAGCGAGACATCCTGACGGACGCCGTCTCCTGGACCGCACGTTCCCTGTCCCCTCGCCCGCCGGTACCGGTTCTGTCCGGGCTGCTGATCACCGCCGAAGACAACCTGGTCTCCATCGCCAGCTTCGACTACGAGACCTCAGCTCAACTCGAGATCGAGGCAGACATCGAGACGCCCGGCAAGATCCTGGTCTCCGGCCGGCTGCTCAACGACATCGTCCGCTCCCTTCCGGCGGCGCCCGTCACTCTGGAGACCGATGGCTCCAAAGTGGTCCTGACCTGCCGGAACTCCCGCTTCGCCTTGGCCACCATGCCCGTCGAGGACTATCCGGCCCTTCCAGAGATGCCCGAGTCGGCTGGCACTGTGGATGGGGACGCCTTCGCCCACGCGGTCGCCCAGGTGACTGTGGCGGCTTCCAAGGACGACACCCTGCCCATCCTCACCGCCGTGAAGTTGGAGATCGAGGGGGACCGCATCACCTTCCTCGCCACGGACCGGTACCGGCTGGCCATGAAGGAACTCAACTGGTCCCCTGCCGATCCTTCGATCTCAACGTCACTGTTGGTCAAGGCCAAGACCCTCACGGAAGTCGCCAAATCGTTGGCTGGCGGCGGGGATCTGCAGCTTCGGTTGCCGAAGGAGTCATCCACCTCGGACCTGGTGGGCTTCGCCTCCGGAGGACGACGCACCACAAGCCTGCTGGTGGACGGGGAGTACCCGAAGATCCGGGCACTCTTCCCAGAGTCCAGCCCCATCCACGCCGTGGTCCCGACCGGTCCGCTCGTCGAGGCCGTCCGGCGCGTAGCCCTCGTCGCCGAACGCAACACCGCCGTGCGCATGATGTTCAATGACGGCCACGTCACCCTGGACGCCGGTGCCGGCGACGACGCCTCCGCGAACGAATCCCTGGACGCCGTCCTCGACGGCGACGAGATCACCGTGGCGTTCAACCCGTCCTACCTGGGCGAGGGACTCAACGTCATCAACGCCCCGTACGTTCGCTTCTCCTTCACCACGGCGCCGAAGCCTGCCCTGATGACCGCCCAGCAGGAACAGGACTCACCCGAACAGGACGACTACCGGTACCTGGTCATGCCGGTCCGTCTGGCCAACTGA
- a CDS encoding DUF3566 domain-containing protein, giving the protein MSTSGTPRPAGQRPAGGSSDRGVTPRGTQQRPSAQGSRQPGQRPQNARPTGSAGSGQKRPAQRPAAQGLVRPAPKAKVRKARLLVSKVDPWSVLKMAFLLSVALGIVTVVGAVVLWTVMDLTGIFDQVNDLLAQVLGSEGGSFTVQQLISLGQVASFATIIAVVNVVLLTALSMLAAVLYNISATLVGGIGVTLTDD; this is encoded by the coding sequence GTGAGCACATCCGGAACGCCCCGGCCTGCAGGCCAACGCCCGGCCGGCGGTTCGTCGGACAGGGGAGTCACACCTCGAGGGACGCAGCAGCGACCCTCGGCGCAAGGTTCCCGTCAGCCCGGCCAGCGTCCGCAGAATGCCCGTCCCACAGGATCCGCGGGATCCGGACAGAAGCGCCCCGCGCAGCGGCCCGCCGCCCAGGGCTTGGTGCGTCCGGCGCCCAAGGCCAAGGTCCGCAAAGCCCGGCTGCTCGTCTCCAAGGTCGATCCCTGGTCGGTGCTGAAGATGGCCTTCCTCCTGTCGGTGGCCTTGGGCATCGTCACCGTTGTCGGAGCCGTGGTGCTGTGGACCGTCATGGACCTAACCGGCATCTTCGACCAGGTCAACGACCTGCTGGCCCAGGTCCTGGGCTCAGAGGGAGGATCGTTCACGGTGCAGCAACTGATCTCGCTGGGCCAGGTCGCCTCCTTCGCGACGATCATCGCGGTGGTCAATGTGGTGCTGCTGACGGCCTTGAGCATGCTCGCGGCCGTGCTGTACAACATCTCCGCGACCCTCGTCGGCGGGATCGGGGTCACCCTGACCGATGACTGA
- a CDS encoding rhomboid family intramembrane serine protease, which yields MIGLCVAMYALQWVTSGQRIGITEQFFYAGLHTSSEAMEPWRMLTSAFLHSLGNPLHIVLNLYTLWLMGRMLEPVLGWPRFLALYLLSAFGGSVAVLLLSNPYVPVVGASGAVYGLFAALFIVMRRTGGNVTGIAALIGVNLVISFLPGANISWQGHIGGLVTGAACAAVVAYLPRGQRGPGFPARLDQRSVTVQWILLAGILVVLAVLTIVGILRLTDATLVEYWLDT from the coding sequence ATGATCGGGCTCTGTGTGGCCATGTATGCCCTGCAGTGGGTCACCTCGGGCCAGCGCATCGGGATCACTGAGCAGTTCTTCTATGCCGGACTGCACACCTCTTCAGAGGCCATGGAACCGTGGCGCATGCTGACCTCGGCCTTCCTGCACTCGCTGGGCAACCCGCTGCACATCGTCCTTAACCTGTACACCCTGTGGCTCATGGGACGCATGCTGGAACCTGTTCTCGGATGGCCTCGGTTCCTCGCGCTCTACCTCCTGTCCGCCTTTGGCGGCTCCGTGGCGGTGTTGTTGCTCTCCAACCCGTATGTTCCGGTGGTGGGGGCCTCCGGCGCCGTGTACGGGCTCTTCGCGGCCCTGTTCATCGTGATGCGCCGGACCGGGGGGAACGTCACCGGGATCGCCGCCCTGATCGGTGTGAACCTGGTGATCTCCTTCCTGCCGGGGGCCAACATCTCCTGGCAGGGCCACATAGGCGGCCTGGTCACGGGGGCCGCCTGCGCCGCGGTGGTGGCCTATCTGCCCCGTGGTCAGCGCGGACCCGGATTTCCGGCGCGATTGGACCAGCGGTCGGTCACCGTCCAGTGGATCCTCTTGGCGGGGATCCTCGTGGTGTTGGCGGTCCTGACGATCGTGGGCATCCTGCGGCTCACGGACGCCACCCTGGTCGAATACTGGCTGGATACGTGA
- a CDS encoding DUF721 domain-containing protein translates to MSSPDEPVPPPERETSPDGIEDDPDAAIVALNRVRQAAESRGEVRRRRPAAKGRGTTPASGAASGTVPGRRRGPDARDPRMVGDVFGRLVTERGWSSPVAVGSVLSRWDELVGADIGLHCRPESFENAVVTVRCDSTAWATQLKLLTPALLQRFEVELGPGIVTSLRVAGPAAPSWRKGPRVVKGRGPRDTYG, encoded by the coding sequence GTGAGCAGCCCTGACGAACCGGTGCCCCCACCGGAGCGGGAAACCTCCCCGGACGGGATCGAGGATGATCCTGATGCGGCGATCGTGGCCCTCAACCGAGTGCGTCAGGCCGCGGAATCCCGGGGTGAGGTCCGACGTCGGCGCCCGGCAGCCAAAGGCCGCGGGACCACCCCTGCATCGGGGGCCGCGAGCGGGACGGTTCCAGGCCGACGTCGGGGTCCAGATGCCCGGGACCCGAGGATGGTGGGCGATGTCTTCGGCCGGTTGGTCACCGAACGCGGTTGGTCCTCGCCCGTGGCCGTGGGATCCGTCCTGTCCCGGTGGGACGAACTCGTCGGCGCGGACATCGGGCTGCACTGCCGGCCTGAGAGCTTCGAGAACGCCGTGGTGACCGTCCGCTGCGATTCCACCGCTTGGGCCACCCAGCTCAAGCTGCTGACACCGGCCCTGCTCCAGCGGTTCGAGGTCGAACTGGGTCCTGGGATCGTGACGAGCCTGCGGGTGGCAGGCCCAGCCGCTCCCTCGTGGCGCAAGGGTCCACGGGTGGTCAAAGGACGCGGCCCCCGGGACACCTACGGCTGA